The following proteins are co-located in the Candidatus Accumulibacter cognatus genome:
- a CDS encoding ISKra4 family transposase (programmed frameshift) has translation MLATDRDQMLLERLNRHPTLRARMESLLGVVEDAAGDLEKADAAERRVIEELRQMGNEALAAWAERGVEKSVAVARVEPELRSAGKKLYWHTTFGKVDVVEPLWRNGPRIERRFSTRAGISCRGSSQPLQRVMSDFGADAAFGRVPEKLKEHYGIEMPVSTIQRITEHHAPIICEQEAKREIVAGTMAGVTFIGEMDGSMVPVVEISSDAEDKRKGKRLAWKEVRLSLVHPKGSVTPIFGGNFAGGVEESGRQWWRCAAKAGFGPGSYLHAVGDGASWIVTQEKIQFGAQGAYLVDFFHLCEYLGEASKVCAANDPRAWLEEQKSRLKANQSGAVLEALAPFVETNSDNPATACDRYIRNRRDQLDYQGAIKQGLPIGSGEIESAHRYVIQERIKLPGAWWSPDHIETMLALRLNRANREWDAYWRGVEKEAA, from the exons ATGCTAGCCACTGACCGCGACCAGATGTTGTTGGAGCGTCTGAATCGTCATCCTACGTTGCGTGCCCGTATGGAAAGCTTGCTGGGCGTGGTGGAAGACGCTGCCGGAGACTTGGAGAAGGCGGATGCAGCGGAACGTCGAGTGATCGAAGAACTCCGCCAGATGGGCAACGAAGCTCTGGCCGCCTGGGCGGAACGTGGAGTGGAGAAGAGTGTGGCAGTGGCACGAGTGGAGCCTGAGTTACGTTCGGCGGGT AAAAAACTCTATTGGCACACGACCTTCGGTAAAGTCGATGTGGTAGAGCCTCTGTGGCGGAATGGCCCACGGATCGAGCGGCGTTTCAGCACCCGTGCGGGAATCAGTTGCCGGGGCAGTTCGCAGCCGTTGCAACGGGTGATGAGTGATTTTGGGGCAGATGCGGCTTTTGGGCGGGTGCCGGAAAAGCTGAAGGAACACTATGGGATCGAGATGCCGGTAAGCACGATTCAACGGATCACCGAACATCACGCGCCAATCATTTGCGAGCAAGAGGCCAAGCGGGAGATTGTGGCCGGGACGATGGCCGGAGTCACCTTTATCGGCGAGATGGATGGTTCGATGGTCCCGGTGGTGGAAATTTCTTCGGATGCCGAAGACAAACGCAAAGGGAAGCGTTTGGCCTGGAAAGAAGTTCGCCTGAGTCTCGTGCATCCGAAAGGCAGCGTCACCCCGATATTTGGTGGAAATTTTGCCGGTGGGGTCGAGGAAAGCGGGCGACAGTGGTGGCGTTGTGCGGCCAAAGCGGGGTTTGGCCCGGGGAGTTACCTGCATGCGGTGGGCGATGGCGCGTCGTGGATTGTCACGCAGGAGAAGATCCAATTCGGTGCGCAAGGAGCCTATTTGGTGGATTTCTTCCATCTCTGCGAGTACCTCGGCGAAGCGTCCAAGGTCTGCGCCGCCAATGATCCCCGAGCCTGGTTGGAAGAACAAAAAAGTCGGCTCAAGGCGAACCAATCCGGTGCTGTGCTGGAAGCGTTGGCACCGTTCGTAGAGACCAATAGCGACAACCCCGCCACCGCCTGTGACCGCTATATTCGTAACCGCCGGGATCAACTGGACTACCAAGGCGCGATCAAGCAGGGGCTACCCATTGGGTCGGGGGAAATCGAGAGCGCCCACCGCTACGTTATCCAGGAGCGGATCAAGCTTCCCGGTGCTTGGTGGTCACCAGATCATATCGAGACCATGTTAGCCCTACGGCTTAACCGGGCCAACCGGGAATGGGACGCCTATTGGCGGGGTGTCGAAAAAGAAGCCGCATAA
- the hisS gene encoding histidine--tRNA ligase: protein MIAKIQSVRGMNDILPDEAEFWDQFEETIRSWLKSYGYRPLRLPIVEPTPLFKRAIGEVTDIVEKEMYSFVDSLNGEPLTLRPEGTAGCVRAVIQHNLIAQQPQRLYYLGQMFRHERPQKGRYRQFHQVGVEALGFPGPDIDAEQILMGARLWDDLGLEGITLQLNTLGQPAERACHRAELIRYFEEHKEALDDDGRRRLYTNPLRILDSKNPALHDIIVGAPRLIDHLGAESLAHFEGVQQVLRDAGLPFQINPRLVRGLDYYNLTVYEWLTDRLGAQGTVCAGGRYDGLVQQLGGKPAPACGFAMGVERLLALIREAGGEARAAAIDVYVVHQGSAASRLAARVAEGLRDHGIDVLFHCGGGSFKTQMKKADASGAAFAVIIGDDEANAGEVTLKPMHPLGEQPNEQTRVRVDDLADAIISSILNQEDS from the coding sequence ATGATTGCAAAAATCCAGTCGGTACGCGGGATGAACGATATCCTGCCGGACGAGGCCGAATTCTGGGACCAGTTCGAAGAAACCATCCGCTCATGGCTCAAGAGTTACGGCTACCGCCCGCTGCGCCTGCCGATCGTCGAGCCGACACCGCTGTTCAAGCGCGCCATCGGCGAAGTGACCGACATCGTCGAGAAGGAGATGTACTCCTTTGTAGATAGTCTCAATGGCGAGCCACTGACGCTGCGTCCTGAAGGGACCGCAGGTTGCGTTCGTGCCGTCATTCAGCACAACCTGATCGCGCAACAGCCGCAGCGGCTTTACTACCTGGGCCAGATGTTCCGGCACGAACGGCCACAGAAAGGACGCTACCGCCAGTTTCACCAGGTCGGCGTCGAAGCGCTGGGATTTCCCGGACCGGACATCGATGCCGAACAGATCCTGATGGGGGCCCGCCTCTGGGATGACCTCGGTCTTGAAGGCATCACCCTGCAGCTCAACACCCTGGGCCAACCTGCCGAACGTGCTTGCCATCGTGCAGAGTTGATCCGCTATTTTGAGGAGCACAAGGAAGCTCTCGACGATGATGGCAGACGGCGCTTGTACACCAATCCGCTACGCATCCTCGACAGCAAGAACCCGGCTTTGCACGACATCATCGTCGGAGCACCACGACTGATTGATCACCTGGGGGCCGAATCGCTGGCTCATTTCGAGGGCGTGCAGCAGGTACTGCGTGACGCTGGCTTGCCGTTCCAGATCAATCCGCGTTTGGTGCGCGGCCTCGACTATTACAACCTGACGGTTTACGAGTGGCTCACTGATCGCCTCGGCGCGCAAGGAACCGTCTGTGCCGGCGGTCGTTACGACGGTCTGGTACAGCAACTCGGTGGCAAGCCGGCACCCGCCTGTGGTTTTGCAATGGGTGTCGAGCGTTTGCTGGCCCTGATTCGCGAGGCCGGCGGCGAGGCCAGGGCGGCAGCCATCGACGTCTATGTGGTGCATCAGGGCAGTGCGGCTTCGCGTTTGGCTGCGCGCGTCGCCGAGGGCCTGCGCGACCATGGTATCGATGTCCTTTTCCATTGTGGCGGTGGCAGCTTCAAAACGCAGATGAAGAAAGCCGATGCCTCTGGCGCGGCTTTTGCCGTGATCATCGGCGATGACGAGGCCAACGCTGGCGAGGTGACTCTCAAGCCGATGCACCCGCTCGGCGAACAGCCGAACGAACAGACGCGGGTACGTGTCGACGATCTCGCTGACGCAATCATCAGCTCCATTTTGAACCAGGAAGACTCGTAA
- the rlmN gene encoding 23S rRNA (adenine(2503)-C(2))-methyltransferase RlmN yields the protein MTVNLLDLDAARLTAFLADNGEKPFRARQVLRWLHRFGQRDFDAMTDIAKSLREKLKALAVVVPPGLLADRVSDDGTRKFLFDVGGGNVIESVFIPELDRGTLCISTQAGCALDCSFCSTGKQGFNRNLTVAEIVGQLWQARQALGACQEQKGQSERVISNVVLMGMGEPLANLDNTVTALRLMLDDHAYGLSRRRVTVSTSGLVPAMDRLRDECAVALAVSLHAPNDRLRDELVPINRKYPLRELLAACLRYLEKAPRDFVTFEYVMLDGVNDTDALARELLALTRDVPCKFNLIPFNPFPGSRYRRSPATRIRRFVELLSDAGVVTTTRKTRGEDIAAACGQLAGQVLDRTQRTGRRSFVLHLDRQEVCT from the coding sequence ATGACGGTCAATCTGCTCGACCTCGATGCCGCCAGACTGACGGCCTTTCTGGCCGATAACGGTGAAAAGCCTTTTCGTGCCAGACAGGTGCTGCGCTGGCTGCATCGTTTTGGGCAGCGTGATTTCGATGCCATGACCGACATTGCCAAGAGTCTGCGCGAGAAACTCAAGGCCCTGGCGGTGGTGGTGCCGCCAGGGCTCCTCGCCGATCGGGTCTCGGACGACGGAACGCGCAAGTTCCTGTTCGATGTCGGTGGCGGTAACGTCATCGAATCGGTCTTCATCCCCGAGCTTGATCGGGGAACGCTGTGCATTTCAACGCAGGCCGGCTGCGCGCTCGACTGTTCGTTCTGCTCGACCGGAAAACAGGGATTCAACCGCAATCTGACAGTGGCCGAGATCGTCGGTCAGTTATGGCAGGCCAGGCAGGCGCTGGGTGCTTGCCAGGAGCAGAAGGGGCAGTCCGAACGGGTGATCAGCAATGTCGTACTGATGGGCATGGGCGAGCCGCTGGCCAACCTCGACAATACGGTGACAGCACTGCGCCTGATGCTTGACGACCATGCCTATGGCTTGTCGCGCCGCCGGGTCACGGTATCCACCTCGGGTCTGGTGCCGGCGATGGATCGTCTGCGCGACGAATGTGCGGTGGCGCTGGCAGTCTCTTTGCACGCTCCAAACGACCGCTTGCGTGATGAACTGGTGCCGATCAACCGGAAATACCCCCTGCGTGAGTTGCTGGCCGCCTGCCTGCGCTATCTCGAGAAAGCGCCACGTGACTTCGTGACCTTCGAGTATGTGATGCTCGACGGGGTCAATGACACCGATGCGCTGGCGCGCGAATTGCTGGCCCTGACGCGCGACGTGCCGTGCAAATTCAACCTGATCCCCTTCAATCCCTTTCCGGGCTCGCGCTATCGGCGTTCGCCAGCGACGCGCATCCGGCGTTTCGTCGAGCTTCTGAGCGATGCCGGAGTGGTGACCACCACTCGCAAGACACGTGGCGAGGACATCGCTGCTGCCTGTGGCCAACTGGCCGGACAGGTTCTCGACAGAACGCAGCGGACGGGTCGGCGAAGCTTTGTTCTCCACCTTGATCGTCAGGAGGTCTGCACTTGA
- the bamB gene encoding outer membrane protein assembly factor BamB, whose product MGYSFRAAAGLLLLLVGCSTLDALNPFSGASGPKMAELQTIQPTDAVRVLWSADIGKAGDHTFVPAVVGSSVYSAALDGTVVRLDDGQQVWKINAGKPLSGGVGADQRMVVVGTAKGELFAFATADGSLLWKARASSEIVAPPTVSSGLVIVRSGDHRLTAYDPLDGKRKWVYQRPSTPLSLRVVAGPVLIDRYVFAGFPGGKLIAVSAENGAPLWEGTVALPKGATELDRIADVTSVPVIDGRMICAVAFQGRVACFDLGNGNLIWSRDISSAAGVAIDSRYVYVSDDKGAVHALDKASGASLWKQDKLFLRRLTAPLPMRHLIAVADVKGVVHYLSRDDGSFAARQTTDGSAVRAPLQRLGSHLVVQTANGRLLVIETQ is encoded by the coding sequence ATGGGGTATTCCTTCCGCGCGGCGGCGGGGCTGTTGTTGCTTCTGGTCGGCTGTTCGACGCTTGATGCCCTGAATCCGTTTTCTGGCGCTAGCGGGCCGAAGATGGCTGAATTGCAGACGATCCAGCCAACGGATGCAGTGCGTGTGCTGTGGTCAGCAGACATTGGTAAGGCCGGCGACCATACCTTCGTTCCGGCGGTGGTGGGTTCATCGGTTTACTCGGCGGCCCTGGACGGTACGGTCGTTCGCCTTGACGATGGCCAGCAGGTCTGGAAAATCAACGCCGGGAAGCCCCTCTCGGGAGGCGTTGGTGCGGATCAGCGAATGGTCGTGGTCGGCACCGCCAAGGGCGAGCTGTTTGCTTTTGCTACGGCGGACGGCAGCCTGCTGTGGAAAGCCCGTGCCAGTAGCGAGATCGTTGCGCCGCCTACGGTCAGCTCTGGTCTGGTGATCGTGCGTAGTGGCGATCATCGCCTGACAGCCTATGACCCGCTCGACGGCAAGCGCAAATGGGTCTATCAACGTCCCAGCACACCTCTATCTTTGCGAGTGGTGGCCGGCCCGGTGCTGATTGACAGATATGTCTTTGCCGGTTTTCCCGGTGGCAAGCTGATTGCGGTGAGCGCAGAAAACGGCGCACCGTTGTGGGAGGGAACGGTTGCTTTGCCTAAAGGCGCCACTGAACTCGACCGTATTGCCGATGTCACCAGCGTGCCGGTGATCGATGGACGCATGATCTGCGCGGTTGCTTTCCAGGGGCGAGTGGCCTGTTTCGACCTGGGAAACGGCAACCTGATCTGGTCGCGCGATATATCGAGTGCTGCCGGTGTGGCGATCGACAGCCGCTACGTTTATGTTTCTGACGACAAGGGGGCTGTGCATGCGCTCGACAAGGCCAGTGGTGCCAGCCTCTGGAAGCAGGATAAGCTTTTCCTGCGACGGCTTACGGCGCCGTTGCCGATGCGCCATCTGATCGCCGTGGCGGATGTCAAGGGCGTCGTCCATTACCTGAGTCGAGACGATGGCTCGTTTGCGGCGCGTCAGACGACCGATGGCAGCGCGGTGCGAGCGCCCCTGCAACGACTGGGTAGCCACCTGGTCGTGCAGACCGCCAATGGGCGCCTGCTCGTGATCGAAACGCAATGA
- the pilW gene encoding type IV pilus biogenesis/stability protein PilW, translating into MHLRRKACWAILACLCIAACSSSGVLQTTKQKEVDEAADSRTPTKPRDARTRAKLHTELGSLYLQDGNLAVALEELTIAIDIDPDYAKAYATRGLAGFRVREMQSADQDFRRALSLDANDPEINNNYGWFLCQVGREKEAITFFQQAIKNPLYETPEKAYLNAGSCYAKLGELVTAENYVQQSLLIAPNNPQALLQLASINYERGHLELAKQQLSSLLRRTEPSAEALWLGVRIERRLGERVAEAKYVSQLRRRFPLSPEAQQLLRGNFE; encoded by the coding sequence CTGCACTTGAGGAGGAAGGCGTGCTGGGCGATCCTTGCCTGTCTGTGCATCGCGGCCTGCTCGTCGTCAGGCGTATTGCAGACGACGAAGCAGAAGGAAGTCGATGAGGCAGCAGATTCGCGTACCCCGACCAAACCTCGAGACGCCCGCACGCGCGCCAAACTGCATACCGAACTGGGTTCGCTCTATCTCCAGGATGGCAATCTGGCGGTGGCTCTTGAAGAACTGACCATTGCCATCGACATCGACCCCGACTACGCCAAGGCCTACGCGACGCGGGGACTGGCGGGCTTCCGGGTGCGCGAGATGCAGTCCGCCGACCAGGACTTTCGGCGAGCCTTGAGTCTCGACGCCAACGACCCCGAGATCAATAATAATTACGGCTGGTTCCTCTGCCAGGTGGGGCGGGAGAAGGAGGCGATCACGTTCTTTCAGCAGGCGATCAAGAACCCGCTCTATGAGACTCCCGAAAAGGCCTATCTGAACGCGGGCTCCTGTTACGCCAAGCTTGGCGAACTGGTCACTGCCGAGAATTATGTCCAGCAGAGCCTGCTGATCGCGCCGAATAACCCCCAGGCCTTGCTGCAACTGGCCAGCATCAATTATGAACGCGGTCATCTGGAACTGGCCAAGCAACAACTCTCGAGTCTATTGCGCAGGACCGAGCCAAGCGCCGAGGCTCTGTGGCTGGGGGTACGGATTGAACGCCGACTCGGTGAGCGTGTTGCCGAGGCCAAATACGTCAGTCAGTTGCGGCGAAGATTCCCGCTCTCGCCCGAGGCGCAGCAATTGCTGAGAGGCAACTTCGAATGA
- a CDS encoding oxidoreductase — protein sequence MFKGILITRDNATYQAEVQQIDDAVLPSGDVTVRVEWSTLNYKDALAITGKAPVVRRFPMVPGIDFAGTVTTSSNPAWPVGERVLLNGWGVGETHCGGLAELARVQGEWLVALPGSFTARQAMAIGTAGYTAMLCVLALEKHGVRPEDGEILVTGANGGVGSVAIALLAKLGYQVTASTGRSSEAAHLKGLGAAAVIDRQELATPGKPIGKEHWAGVIDTVGSHTLVNACATTRYHGAVAACGLAGGMDFPATVAPFILRGVTLYGIDSVMAPLAVRKEAWARLGKDLEIARLDAITREIGLSEAIAVARELLDGKVRGRVVVDVSR from the coding sequence ATGTTCAAGGGAATCCTGATCACCAGGGACAACGCCACTTACCAGGCCGAAGTCCAGCAGATCGACGATGCCGTATTGCCGTCAGGCGATGTCACCGTGCGTGTTGAGTGGAGTACGCTCAATTACAAGGATGCTCTGGCCATCACTGGCAAGGCGCCGGTCGTTCGCCGCTTCCCGATGGTTCCGGGAATCGACTTTGCCGGCACGGTTACGACAAGCAGCAACCCGGCCTGGCCGGTGGGTGAGCGTGTGCTCCTCAATGGCTGGGGAGTCGGCGAAACGCATTGTGGCGGACTGGCCGAGCTGGCACGCGTCCAGGGCGAATGGCTGGTGGCACTGCCGGGTAGTTTCACGGCACGCCAGGCAATGGCCATTGGCACCGCCGGTTACACGGCGATGCTCTGTGTGCTCGCGCTGGAAAAGCACGGCGTCCGGCCAGAAGACGGCGAAATTCTCGTCACAGGGGCCAACGGCGGCGTCGGTAGCGTGGCCATCGCCCTGCTCGCAAAGCTCGGCTACCAGGTGACGGCATCGACTGGCCGAAGCTCTGAAGCCGCGCATCTGAAAGGACTCGGTGCAGCAGCGGTCATCGATCGCCAGGAGCTGGCCACGCCGGGCAAACCGATCGGCAAGGAACACTGGGCTGGCGTCATCGACACGGTCGGCAGCCATACCCTTGTCAATGCCTGTGCGACCACCCGTTATCACGGCGCAGTGGCTGCCTGTGGGCTGGCCGGCGGCATGGACTTTCCGGCAACGGTGGCGCCTTTCATCCTGCGCGGCGTCACCCTCTACGGCATCGACAGCGTCATGGCGCCGCTAGCGGTGCGCAAGGAGGCCTGGGCGCGTCTTGGCAAGGATCTCGAAATCGCCCGGCTCGACGCGATCACGCGTGAGATAGGTCTTTCCGAAGCCATCGCCGTCGCTCGCGAGTTGCTCGACGGAAAGGTACGTGGGCGGGTTGTCGTTGATGTCAGCCGATAA
- the ispG gene encoding flavodoxin-dependent (E)-4-hydroxy-3-methylbut-2-enyl-diphosphate synthase yields the protein MSQTLPGAGRRRTRPVRVGQVTVGGDSPVVVQSMTNTDTVDVVRTAIQCAELARAGSELVRITVNTSEAAASVAAIRAHLDRMGVDVPLIGDFHYNGHRLLADHPACAEVLAKYRINPGNVGHGRKRDEQFAQMIEIACRYEKPVRIGVNWGSLDQDLLARIMDENALRPNPCDAVEVMREAMVASALESAARAEAIGLPGECIILSCKVSGVQDLIAIYRELSRRCDYPLHLGLTEAGMGSKGIVASTAAMAVLLQEGIGDTIRVSLTPEPGGKRTQEVIVAQELLQTMGLRAFTPMVVACPGCGRTTSTFFQELAQSIQAHVRRQMPQWRADYDGVENMTLAVMGCVVNGPGESKHANIGISLPGTGEAPAAPVFEDGVKTVTLRGEHIAEEFTRIVDAYVARSYQRKSAGS from the coding sequence ATGAGCCAGACATTACCCGGCGCGGGACGTCGGCGTACGCGTCCAGTCAGGGTTGGCCAGGTCACGGTGGGTGGTGATTCGCCGGTGGTCGTCCAGTCGATGACCAATACCGATACTGTAGACGTGGTCAGGACAGCGATTCAATGCGCCGAATTGGCGCGTGCCGGGTCGGAACTGGTACGTATCACCGTCAATACGTCCGAAGCGGCGGCATCTGTGGCGGCAATCCGCGCCCACCTCGACCGCATGGGTGTCGACGTACCGTTGATCGGCGATTTTCACTATAACGGTCATCGCCTGCTTGCCGATCACCCCGCTTGCGCCGAGGTGCTGGCAAAATATCGCATCAATCCAGGCAATGTCGGGCACGGTCGCAAGCGCGACGAACAGTTCGCGCAGATGATCGAGATTGCCTGTCGGTACGAAAAACCGGTGCGCATCGGGGTGAACTGGGGAAGCCTCGACCAGGATCTGCTGGCGCGCATCATGGACGAGAATGCGCTTCGCCCCAATCCCTGCGATGCGGTCGAAGTGATGCGAGAAGCAATGGTTGCCTCAGCGCTCGAATCGGCTGCTCGCGCCGAAGCCATTGGCCTGCCGGGAGAGTGCATCATACTTTCGTGCAAGGTTTCCGGCGTGCAGGATTTGATCGCTATCTATCGGGAGTTGTCGCGCCGCTGTGACTATCCACTGCATCTTGGTCTGACCGAAGCCGGCATGGGCTCCAAAGGCATCGTCGCGTCGACAGCAGCGATGGCGGTGCTGCTGCAGGAAGGCATCGGCGACACGATCCGTGTCTCTCTGACCCCCGAACCCGGCGGCAAGCGTACCCAGGAGGTGATCGTCGCGCAGGAACTGCTGCAGACCATGGGTTTGCGGGCGTTCACACCGATGGTTGTCGCCTGTCCGGGTTGCGGGCGGACGACCAGTACCTTCTTTCAGGAACTCGCGCAGTCGATACAGGCGCACGTTCGCCGGCAGATGCCGCAGTGGCGGGCCGACTATGATGGTGTCGAGAACATGACCCTGGCGGTCATGGGGTGCGTGGTCAATGGTCCGGGCGAGAGCAAGCATGCCAACATCGGCATCAGCCTGCCAGGTACCGGCGAGGCTCCGGCAGCACCGGTTTTTGAGGATGGTGTCAAGACCGTCACGCTGCGTGGTGAGCATATCGCCGAGGAATTCACCCGCATCGTCGACGCTTATGTGGCGCGCAGCTATCAGAGAAAGTCCGCAGGTTCGTAA
- a CDS encoding tetratricopeptide repeat protein, whose protein sequence is MATYDLEEQEQIAQMKAWWQQYGTLLTGLVTAASIGIVGWQGWNWYQRSQAAQASQVYSVMQKAVLDNDAQRIKAASGELLEKYPGTAYAPLAALTAAKVTYAAGDVKTARLQLLWVVEHGKNELRDLARLRLASVLLDDQAYDEALKQLDGGSSAGFVVRFQDTRGDILDAQGKTAEARAAYQAALARLDEAEPGGKNTLQDRQANAAYRESLQQKLDALGGAS, encoded by the coding sequence ATGGCAACTTACGACCTCGAAGAGCAGGAACAAATCGCCCAAATGAAGGCGTGGTGGCAGCAGTACGGCACTCTGCTGACCGGCCTCGTGACCGCGGCCTCGATCGGCATTGTTGGCTGGCAAGGCTGGAACTGGTATCAGCGCAGTCAGGCTGCACAGGCCTCTCAGGTATACAGCGTCATGCAGAAAGCCGTTCTCGACAACGATGCCCAGCGCATCAAGGCGGCGAGTGGAGAACTGCTCGAGAAATACCCGGGAACGGCGTATGCACCCTTGGCCGCCTTGACCGCTGCCAAGGTGACGTATGCCGCTGGTGATGTCAAAACCGCCAGGCTCCAATTGCTCTGGGTGGTGGAACATGGCAAGAACGAACTGCGGGATCTGGCGCGTTTGCGTCTGGCCAGCGTCCTGCTCGACGACCAGGCCTATGATGAGGCGCTCAAGCAACTCGATGGCGGGTCGAGTGCCGGCTTTGTCGTCCGTTTCCAGGACACGCGCGGCGACATCCTCGACGCTCAGGGCAAAACCGCCGAGGCGCGTGCGGCCTACCAGGCGGCTTTGGCCAGGCTGGATGAGGCCGAACCGGGTGGCAAGAACACCCTGCAGGACCGGCAGGCCAATGCTGCTTATCGTGAATCGCTGCAGCAGAAGCTGGATGCGCTTGGGGGGGCCAGTTGA
- the ndk gene encoding nucleoside-diphosphate kinase — MAIERTLSIIKPDAVAKNVIGKIYSRFETNGLKVIAAKLAWLSPQEAGAFYAVHKERPFFNDLVSFMISGPVMIQVLEGENAIAKNRELMGATDPKKADPGTIRADFAESIDANAVHGSDGEETAKVEIAFFFPAMNVYSGR, encoded by the coding sequence ATGGCCATCGAACGTACTCTTTCCATCATCAAACCCGACGCAGTTGCCAAGAATGTGATCGGCAAGATTTACTCCCGTTTTGAGACGAATGGCCTGAAGGTCATTGCCGCCAAACTGGCTTGGTTGTCGCCGCAGGAAGCGGGCGCCTTTTACGCCGTTCATAAGGAGCGCCCCTTCTTCAACGATCTGGTTTCCTTCATGATTTCCGGCCCGGTGATGATTCAGGTTCTTGAGGGCGAGAACGCCATCGCCAAGAACCGCGAACTGATGGGCGCAACCGATCCGAAAAAGGCCGATCCGGGAACGATTCGCGCTGATTTCGCCGAGTCGATCGACGCCAACGCAGTGCATGGTTCCGACGGAGAGGAAACAGCGAAGGTGGAAATCGCTTTCTTCTTCCCGGCGATGAACGTCTATTCCGGCCGCTAG
- a CDS encoding helix-turn-helix domain-containing protein, which produces MSESSRFSAPAAPGLPAADPFREQLTSGETLAPVSGSVGQQLRTAREARNMSLAEVAQSLKLGPRQIAAIEAEDWASLPGNTMIRGFVRNYARLLNVDADTLMHGLDAAQLQQTAQLEVSAGTTASLPNPSNRRPQRRDYLAVLAGLLLLGLAVLAYFYAPADFWQEKLAALLARNPVPVQQPAAPPVAPSPAATGESVTIVPTPNATVLSDTTTNGRGLRLRFMQPAWVEVRDGRGQIVFAELSPAGSQREVTGQPPFSLVVGNATQVTIEYQGRMIDISQRIKGDVARLTIE; this is translated from the coding sequence ATGAGTGAATCATCCCGTTTTTCAGCTCCGGCTGCGCCCGGTCTGCCAGCGGCGGATCCGTTCCGCGAGCAGTTGACGAGTGGTGAAACGCTGGCACCCGTGAGCGGAAGCGTCGGCCAACAATTGCGTACCGCTCGGGAAGCCAGAAACATGAGTCTGGCCGAGGTGGCACAGTCGCTCAAGCTGGGCCCCAGGCAGATAGCAGCGATAGAGGCCGAGGATTGGGCGTCATTGCCTGGTAATACCATGATCCGTGGCTTCGTTCGCAACTATGCGCGCCTGCTCAATGTGGATGCCGATACCCTGATGCACGGGCTGGATGCCGCACAACTGCAGCAAACAGCACAGCTCGAGGTGTCGGCCGGAACCACTGCCAGCCTCCCGAATCCCAGCAACCGGCGCCCACAGCGCCGGGATTATCTTGCCGTATTGGCGGGCCTGTTGCTGTTGGGACTGGCCGTGCTGGCCTATTTCTATGCTCCGGCGGATTTCTGGCAGGAAAAGCTGGCGGCGCTGCTCGCCCGTAACCCAGTTCCTGTCCAGCAGCCGGCTGCCCCACCGGTTGCGCCATCGCCAGCTGCGACCGGCGAGTCGGTGACGATCGTACCGACGCCGAATGCAACGGTGCTTTCGGATACGACAACCAATGGCCGTGGTCTGCGGCTGCGTTTCATGCAACCCGCCTGGGTCGAGGTCCGCGACGGTCGTGGCCAGATCGTTTTTGCCGAGTTGAGCCCGGCCGGTAGCCAGCGGGAAGTGACCGGGCAACCGCCGTTCTCTCTGGTGGTGGGCAATGCGACACAAGTGACGATCGAGTACCAGGGTCGGATGATCGACATTTCGCAGCGCATCAAGGGCGATGTCGCCCGACTGACGATCGAATGA